In Tenrec ecaudatus isolate mTenEca1 chromosome 4, mTenEca1.hap1, whole genome shotgun sequence, a single window of DNA contains:
- the LOC142444646 gene encoding large ribosomal subunit protein eL39-like, which translates to MPNTGEDSTYATEKKRWWFSNFPIRSHKTFRIKRFLAKKQKQIRPIPQRIHMKTSNKIRSNSKRTHWRRINLG; encoded by the exons ATGCCCAACACAGGTGAAGACAGCACTTATGCTACAGAGAAAAAGA GGTGGTGGTTTTCCAACTTTCCAATAcggtctcataagactttcaggatcaagagattcctggccaagaaacagaagcagattcGGCCCATTCCGCAACGGATTCACATGAAAACCAGTAATAAGATCAGGTCCAACTCCAAGAGAACACATTGGAGAAGAATCAACCTGG